A part of Setaria viridis chromosome 8, Setaria_viridis_v4.0, whole genome shotgun sequence genomic DNA contains:
- the LOC117833383 gene encoding uncharacterized protein isoform X2, which produces MAASAPLRLLSPSSSPRSPQDPSPRPVPPLHAWLPRRRQLRAVRCAASLPPPPPPPLSSLDLPLLPFQPAEVLIPSESKTLHLYEARYIALLEEALNKKKNSFVHFVLDPVVDSSTKASFAVRYGCLVHIESVQKLEIGALISIRGVCRVNISNLLDMEPYFRGTVSPLIDEHYECIGLGTRISKLRESMCNLHSLQMKLKVPEDEPLQTNIRASLLWSEKENYEEYNESFIPGFPERLSFAAYQTVSGLKVISCFYLMIIGLWQKKC; this is translated from the exons atggccgcctccgctcccctccgcctccttTCCCCCTCCAGCTCGCCGCGGTCGCCCCAAGACCCGAGCCCCAGGCCCGTGCCTCCCCTCCACGCATGGctaccccgccgccgccagctccgcgCCGTCCGCTGCGCGgcgtccctgccgccgccgccgccgccgccgctgtcgtcgCTCGATCTGCCGCTCCTCCCGTTCCAGCCCGCGGAG GTGCTGATACCATCTGAATCCAAGACTCTGCACTTGTATGAAGCAAGATATATAGCATTGCTAGAGGAG GCCTTGAACAAGAAGAAAAATTCTTTTGTTCACTTTGTACTTGATCCAGTTGTAGATAGCTCTACTAAAGCTTCATTTGCTGTAAGATATGGTTGCTTGGTGCATATAGAAAGT GTTCAAAAGCTGGAGATTGGAGCACTGATATCAATTAGAGGAGTGTGTCGAGTAAACATTTCAAATCTTTTGGAT ATGGAGCCCTATTTCCGTGGTACTGTTTCTCCATTGATTGATGAGCATTATGAGTGTATTGGATTAGGGACAAGAATTTCCAAGCTAAGAGAATCTATGTGCAATTTACACAGCCTGCAAATGAAGCTGAAG GTGCCTGAGGATGAACCACTGCAAACTAACATCAGGGCGTCTCTGTTGTGGTCGGAGAAAGAAAACTATGAAGAGTATAATGAGTCTTTCATCCCTGGATTCCCAGAACGTCTCTCCTTTGCTGCGTACCAAACAGTTTCAG GGTTGAAGGTGATCAGTTGCTTTTATCTGATGATAATTGGGCTATGGCAGAAAAAGTGCTAA
- the LOC117833383 gene encoding uncharacterized protein isoform X1, protein MAASAPLRLLSPSSSPRSPQDPSPRPVPPLHAWLPRRRQLRAVRCAASLPPPPPPPLSSLDLPLLPFQPAEVLIPSESKTLHLYEARYIALLEEALNKKKNSFVHFVLDPVVDSSTKASFAVRYGCLVHIESVQKLEIGALISIRGVCRVNISNLLDMEPYFRGTVSPLIDEHYECIGLGTRISKLRESMCNLHSLQMKLKVPEDEPLQTNIRASLLWSEKENYEEYNESFIPGFPERLSFAAYQTVSGMSDAELLTLQKYKIQAMDSTDTRERLNNAIEYVEHNIGMIAARLAIQNI, encoded by the exons atggccgcctccgctcccctccgcctccttTCCCCCTCCAGCTCGCCGCGGTCGCCCCAAGACCCGAGCCCCAGGCCCGTGCCTCCCCTCCACGCATGGctaccccgccgccgccagctccgcgCCGTCCGCTGCGCGgcgtccctgccgccgccgccgccgccgccgctgtcgtcgCTCGATCTGCCGCTCCTCCCGTTCCAGCCCGCGGAG GTGCTGATACCATCTGAATCCAAGACTCTGCACTTGTATGAAGCAAGATATATAGCATTGCTAGAGGAG GCCTTGAACAAGAAGAAAAATTCTTTTGTTCACTTTGTACTTGATCCAGTTGTAGATAGCTCTACTAAAGCTTCATTTGCTGTAAGATATGGTTGCTTGGTGCATATAGAAAGT GTTCAAAAGCTGGAGATTGGAGCACTGATATCAATTAGAGGAGTGTGTCGAGTAAACATTTCAAATCTTTTGGAT ATGGAGCCCTATTTCCGTGGTACTGTTTCTCCATTGATTGATGAGCATTATGAGTGTATTGGATTAGGGACAAGAATTTCCAAGCTAAGAGAATCTATGTGCAATTTACACAGCCTGCAAATGAAGCTGAAG GTGCCTGAGGATGAACCACTGCAAACTAACATCAGGGCGTCTCTGTTGTGGTCGGAGAAAGAAAACTATGAAGAGTATAATGAGTCTTTCATCCCTGGATTCCCAGAACGTCTCTCCTTTGCTGCGTACCAAACAGTTTCAG GTATGTCAGATGCCGAACTTCTCACGCTGCAAAAATACAAGATACAAGCAATGGATTCAACAGACACTCGAGAAAGACTAAACAATGCAATCGAGTACGTAGAACATAATATCGGGATGATAGCCGCAAGGCTCGCAATTCAGAATATATGA
- the LOC117833383 gene encoding uncharacterized protein isoform X3 produces MALNKKKNSFVHFVLDPVVDSSTKASFAVRYGCLVHIESVQKLEIGALISIRGVCRVNISNLLDMEPYFRGTVSPLIDEHYECIGLGTRISKLRESMCNLHSLQMKLKVPEDEPLQTNIRASLLWSEKENYEEYNESFIPGFPERLSFAAYQTVSGMSDAELLTLQKYKIQAMDSTDTRERLNNAIEYVEHNIGMIAARLAIQNI; encoded by the exons ATG GCCTTGAACAAGAAGAAAAATTCTTTTGTTCACTTTGTACTTGATCCAGTTGTAGATAGCTCTACTAAAGCTTCATTTGCTGTAAGATATGGTTGCTTGGTGCATATAGAAAGT GTTCAAAAGCTGGAGATTGGAGCACTGATATCAATTAGAGGAGTGTGTCGAGTAAACATTTCAAATCTTTTGGAT ATGGAGCCCTATTTCCGTGGTACTGTTTCTCCATTGATTGATGAGCATTATGAGTGTATTGGATTAGGGACAAGAATTTCCAAGCTAAGAGAATCTATGTGCAATTTACACAGCCTGCAAATGAAGCTGAAG GTGCCTGAGGATGAACCACTGCAAACTAACATCAGGGCGTCTCTGTTGTGGTCGGAGAAAGAAAACTATGAAGAGTATAATGAGTCTTTCATCCCTGGATTCCCAGAACGTCTCTCCTTTGCTGCGTACCAAACAGTTTCAG GTATGTCAGATGCCGAACTTCTCACGCTGCAAAAATACAAGATACAAGCAATGGATTCAACAGACACTCGAGAAAGACTAAACAATGCAATCGAGTACGTAGAACATAATATCGGGATGATAGCCGCAAGGCTCGCAATTCAGAATATATGA